In Carassius auratus strain Wakin chromosome 41, ASM336829v1, whole genome shotgun sequence, the DNA window TCAGTCAATGAATCCAGAGCATCAGTAAGCAAGGAATGAACAGACAAACTGTAGCGGACAATGCTATAAAATACTGTTTACTAATGCCCTTTCCAGTGTCACCCCAACAGTGtttttgtgtgggtgtgtttagGGTGGAGAGGACTTGACTGTTCTATTGCATGTTCAGAGGGCACATGGGGTGCTGGCTGCAACTTTACATGTCAGTGTGCAAATGGAGCATCCTGCCACCCTGCTGATGGTTCTTGCAAGTGCACCGCAGGGTGGAGAGGAGCTTCCTGTGACGAGCCCTGTCCAGTAAGTCTTTCTCATACAGTGCACATGTGTTCGATTTATAATAACCAGTTCATAGATACAGGCCATTCATCTTCAGTCACACTTTTTCCTCCTGTGAACTGAATGTGACATCTGTGTTGTTGTCTGTTCAGCACATATGTCTCCTAAATCATCTGCAGTAATTTGACACTACCACCATCAGCAAAAGTGATCAACCTGATGAAGAATGCATAAAGCTCTTTTGCTTAGAGTACATGTTGCACGGCCGACATTCAAATTAAAGTAGTAATTACGTTAGAGCTGTATAATCTCACTGGGCAGAGTCAGAGTTACTTGATTGTTCTGaatcaatatttccattctggAATAAACAGATCGGGACATTCGGTCCGGACTGTCAACACAGATGTGATTGTCTGCATGATGAAGGATGTGAGAGTGTTACAGGCCAGTGTCTGTGTTTACCAGGCTGGACAGGTACGACTTCATTTCCATTTGTATGGCTTATATACCACCTAATAATTAATATGCAAAAACAGTATGCAGTGATAAATGCTTAAAGCAGTAGCAGCTTCTGGCTGATCAAATAATGAGTGAAGCAAGTGATGTTAAAAATCATAATTGATCATCAGTCACTCAGGAAATAGAAGGATAAGCcaagtgcattgcattatggTATACAGTATTATGTGCAGTATGCACCGGTCTAAATTGGCAAATGCAGCATGTCAAGTTTGCATGCTTACATAAAATGTCAGTACTGTAATTTGTTTACATATTGCATCCTACAAAAATATTATGAGTATGTAGAGTGCCACTGTTTGCATATTTAATTATTCCTCTCTATTGATATCACCCATAATGGAATGTagatctttattttatattatattaatcccCTAATTTCTGTTGAGATAGACTTGATTTATATGTTTGGTACCCTAGCGGTGCACATGcacatataataatagtaattttgaAATCTCTACAGTATGTACACCAGTCagagaatcataaaaaaatatctgcgACCCAAAAAGTTTTATAGCAGTTTTTATAGaagatgcattaaatatattagaatattaagACAAGAAGAAGTGTGAAAATGGTTTACAACATAAGGCATTAGACCTCTAATAGCACATGACAGTTTAGGCAACTCATCCAATTTCTTCCGCAGGTCTGCGCTGCACACAGCAGTGTCCAGAGGGAACATGGGGCCTTCAGTGCAACCAGACCTGCTCCTGCCTCAACGGTGCCACCTGTCAGCCACATACAGGAACCTGCCTGTGCAAACCCGGATTCTGGGGAGATCAGTGTCAACAAAGTGAGTTTATATGTACCTGTGCATCCATCGGCATCTCTGAGGGCTCTGGTTTAAACAgtgctctctttttttctttgtagtgTGCAGTGCTGGAATGTTTGGAGAGAGGTGCAGCCGTCAGTGTCCACCATGTGTACATGCCTCCTCCTGTCATCACATAACAGGCAATTGTTTGTGTCTGCCTGGATATACTGGACACCTGTGTGAACAAGGTTagatacaaacacaaacaaacttattcggtcatgtaaaaaaaaaagccattatttattcacccttgtGTCATTTCTAGCAgttattttccatacaatgaatgtTTATAGTGGCCACAATTTTCAAGGGCCAAAAAACACTAAAACCACCATAAAAGTTGTCTAAGTCAGTATTTACTGAAAATTAACAGCATACAAgtttggtgagtaaataatgacagaattttcatttttgtgtgaattctATTTAAACCTGTAACGTCCATAGCAGCAAATTGTCTACAGTATAATCCTCTATTTTAAGGCTTGTATAAATCATTTAACTGCTGTTTTTGTTGGATCTCTAGCCTGCCCCATCGGTCGATATGGACGCCATTGTAGCAATGTGTGCAGGTGCACCAACAATGCTACATGTCATCACCAGGATGGTTTGTGCCTCTGTCCCGCCGGATGGACCGGACCAGACTGCTCTTTATGTGAGTTTTCTCGTCTATGAGATACTATTTGATTTCACTGGCTTTATTTGCATATGTTATGCAAAGTGACATCAGATCCTACGTTTCGTTTTCTGAGAGATATATCAAAATTAAGTTAggtaaaacaagaaaaatgtcgGCCAAtgcagttagaaaaaaaaatgttttttttttcttttgaataaagTTGATTTTTATTACCCCACTATTTACTGATATTTAACCTCAATTAAGTTTCATGCATTTCTGagaaaactaaacattttatatCTTAAGTGATTACATCTTGATTGAAGAATGTTTATTTGTACTGGGATTTGTAACAAGACAAAGATACTGAGTAAGAAAAATGAAGTTCAAtattaaagtgccccattattcCTAAAGTTCCTAAGatatattagtaaaaaaatatagttttttttttttttagaaaactaatgtgttttttgaccttgcatgcatgtaaacctgttttaAGAGACTCATAAAACAATAATAGCAGCCTTAAAATGGAATAATAGGGGCGCTTTAAGAGTTGTTTCTCCTATAAAAGATTGTTCGCCAGATTTCCTGGATGTGGTTTCGGAATAAATAACTCGAATTGTAATTTTCATctgaaaaataaatttgtattccTGGATCAGGCTCAATATGTCTGTCACTAATCAAGTTCAAACATTggccaaatgtttgtttttgcagtGTGTCAGACTAAGACGTTCGGCACTAACTGCGCTCAGACTTGCTCATGTCCCCCCAACCATTCCTGCAATCCTCACActggagactgtgtgtgtgtacctggacCAGGCGAGGACTGCAAACCAGGTATTCAAACCTAAAAACCTTCGCTTTTCTGTATGCGGACAGAATGTTAAACACTGAAATGTTAATGTCTGTCAGTGTGTGTAATGTGAATGGCTGGTGTTTTTCAGAGCAAGAGCGGAGTATGATGGTGCCTGTGTCTCCGCCGGAGAAGGACTCGTGGGGTGCGATCGCAGGAATTGTGGTGCTGGTGATTCTGGTTGTACTCCTATTGGCTGTTCTGTTGTTGTATCGGCACAGACAACAGGACAAACAGAGCAACACTCCGGTTGTGTCTTTCTCTTCAACCCGCACTGTCAGTTCAGAGTATGCTGTGCCAGGTATGAGGTTTTGATACTTTCAGAAGTGCCTCAATTAATTTGCACAAATGAAAGACTATGACGAATTGTTATGCTGAAAATCTAATAAATTCATAATCATTTTAATTGGGTATTTCCTTGTTTTTTTGTAGATGTTCTGCACAGCTACCATCACTATTACTCAAACCCGAGTTACCACACGCTTTCTCAGAACAGACCTCCGCTGCCACACCTGCCCAACAACCAGGACCGAGCCATCAAGGTGAGTAATAACATGggattatatttacaatattatatacaatatacaatttaatctcatattttcattcattcatttttatttctttataaggCCAATGTCATAATTTAACTATGTTTTACCAAAGCATGTTTTTCTAATGCAGTGGAAATGCAGTTCTATATGAAATTGACTTACATAAGAAATGGATATTCTTTACTTGAACAGTTATTTATGCAATTCGAAACTCTAATAAATCAGTTACCTCTTGTCAACAgcaagtaaattaatttaatgcatatttaagttttattatccATTGTCTCCTTTGGAGCAGAGCAACATATTAcacttaattaattatttgtgcattgattttttttttttaagtatgcgaCACCAGAATTTTGCACATGTAACAGAAACGACTTCCTTTATGTCTCATGCTTTGACAGAACACCAATAATCAGCTGTTCTGCAGTCTGAAGAACACGGAGAGGGAGAGGAGAGGTCTGTTTGTGGCTGAGACTAATGCAACTCTTCCTCCAGGCTGGAAACACCAGGAGCCACCTAAAGATCCAGGTAATAGATACTGGGAGACATATTCATTGTATGTCCAcattatatttttagtttgttcTGTGCTGTGCGGTTGGCCGAGTAAATTGAATGTGGTCTTATTGTGTTTGCAGGGGCTTTTGGCATTAATCGAAGTTACAGCTATAGTGCTACTCTTGGGAAGCACTACAACAAAGGTAGGTACAACCGAGTCCCCACATATTCTTCTTCTATATGTTCTTCTATCTTAGTTGAGTCTAATATGCTGTTGTGATTGCAGAATTGAAAGATTCATGTGTGGCAGTGAGCAGCACTTCTCTGAACAGTGAGAACCCATATGCCACCATCAAAGATCTGCCTGGCCTGCCACCTTGTCCTCCGGAGAGCAGCTACATGGAGATGAAGTCTGCAGTGCCTTGTGAAAGATCCTACACTGAAATCAGCCCACCATTCGTGACGCCCTCCACTCTGTCATGCAGAGGTAGTTTTCTCAAAAGAAATCGGATATTACTCCGTCTGTGCTGAGGGATTTGAGagtttttacagaaaatatatttgtataatattctatagtttcattttacaaaatattcacCTCTTTTTTTTCTGGGCAAAACATAACTGtctcaaaaatacatttatgcaaatatatttaaaatctattttctgGGCAGTTTTGCATACTTtgacatgtttaaaaattatacaatttcaaTTTTAATTCCGTTTGGGTACATGATAATGATGGCTTTGGAGTGTTGTCTCTGATCGCTGTGTATCGATCGTGTATCACATCTGGTGCatcatttaaaacatgttttttcactgtatttcagaacACTGTTCCCTTGGCTACGTTGTGGAACAGGAACCTCAGAATCATTATGATCTGCCCATCAACAGTCACATTCCTGGGCATTATGATCTGCCTCCAGTGCGGAGACCACCCTCTCCATCGCCACGAACACTGCCCCACTGATCTCCTTAAAGACTCTGGTTCTTCTCTAAAATCACTGCCAAATACATAGAGTGCTTTACAAACTAAGAAATGAAATCGCGGACACCAGAGATGAACGAATGGATGAACACTACCATCTGCTGGACAACTttgacattaaagggatactccaccacaaATTGGAAATttggtcattaatcacttacccccatgtcattccaaatctgtaagctttgttcatcttcgaaacacaatttaaaatattttggatgaaaaccgggaggatTGTTACTGTTCCATTGActgtaaaatacactgtcaaggtccaaaaaagtacgaaagacatcgtcagaatagtccatctgcaaTCAGTGGTTCAATATGAATTTTATAAAGTGACAAGTATActtttttatgcaaagaaaataaaaataaagactttattcacCAATTTGTCTTTGCATCGccctagcgccattttggagaataggCTATCTACTGAGCGCAAGAAGCGTAGCTCTTCTGTGTTAGTCTCGCTACAcggatgtgctgttttcattcaaatcaaagcataaatacacatagaaaatgtatccttgtgtcGAGGCTGACACATACCACATACACATAAGAATGCGCTGACACATACTTTTCTTGACCAtgacagtgtaatttatttggcagtctatgagaCAGTCACAAGTCTCCCagctttcatccaaaatatcttaaattgtgttccgaagactaATGAAGCTTTTaccggtttggaacaacatgggggtgagtgattaatgacaaaattttcattttggggtggagtaaccctatAATAGGAAATGTCTGGGCATTAatacatattttctgttttaaatgctaTTCATGTTTCTTAACTTCTCTGGTAATCAGGGTGTAAGTGACAATATCATTTTTAATAGCTACAGAACAATTTTTCATGTTTCGCTATGAATGTAAATCGAGTTCAACCATAAgaattgtaaatattataaataaaatctaagtTTTCAAGCACAACTTGTCATGAATCGCATTAGTGCCTGGGACTAATCGAGTTATcctaaccaaaaatgaaaattctcatatttactcaccctcatggcaactatatatatatatatatatatatatatatatatagtatatatagttgccatgagggtgagtaaatatatatatatggctttgAAAACCATGCAAAATGAACATAACTTCTATACATACACAATACAACTTTAATACATACGCAGTTGATGAAACCATGTTTTCTGAAGCGAAATTGCaaggtgtgtgtgtaaaactagtATATTCAACTTttcaaaatatacagtaaacCAAAACCTCCGGGTAACTGTCAAACACGCCATCGTGAGCGCACGCTTTAGGTTAATGTCAGCACGTTGTGAAATGTCATGTATTCACATTTTTTGAAAATAGTTATTGGTAGATAAGTATAAATTggtagactgtataaaaacagataaagGACTAAACATGTAACCTTTCATCAATCAATACATAGCTTCTTACTGAAAGTCCTGtcattattaaaaacaagactttaaaatataatagcttaaattatataaaattaattgttcaataaaatagtttccataaaacattttaacatttgaaataaagtCAAACATTTGGAGAGCAACTGAAAAATTCAGAACTGCTTTATTTTCAGCTGAAAAATTCAATGCACAGTTTATATGTTCACAACTATtatgacatttttcacaaaacagtaaaTGCCCTGCCCTGCAGTCtgaagtttcttttcttttctttttttatacaaaaccTTCATGAAAATAGCTATCTAACTAAAATAAGCATTTCAAAATTAAGGGTGATTTCTTTCTTTCAGCAATCTAGAATTGTTCATCAATAATCTAAATGCCAAAGATGCCATTAACAGCAACTGAAATCCAttatcagtttaaaaaaacaaaaatgcatggcTTATTACAATAATTTCAATCTCTATTTAAGCAGAAATACAAAACCACAATTCTTAAGTATACATAGAAAAAATAGATATGGCCTACCCCAAAATTATTCTTTAGAAACCCAAAGCTTTGCGAAGcaataaaataagtgtttaatcTCGGCAATATCCAGTCCTCTTTCTGGAGAGCTGTGGCGAGGCTCAGTTAAGTTCTTAATTTTCTATGATAAAAGCTCTTCCAGCTTTTCTGAAACCAATTTTAGTTTTACGCCTGGAATCTGATGGACGTGTGCGGTGAAGGGAAGGACAGACTACTCAGATTACTGGAGCCTTACAGCTGTCCAGGTGAGGATCTGGACCATCTACTGCAAGAGAGGAGTGACAAGAGCAAATCAACACTCAGTCCCATAGACAAACTaatatttgtgtgtacatgtAGATATGAGGTTTCAATAAAACTCAAAATTTCAAGTGTCATTgtaacaagaataataataaaacattaaagctgGGAATGACGGTGGTCATTTTCCCCATTTAAATATTCTGCCTCTAAgcttgaaaacaaaaatacatctcTTTAAACCGGCAATAGTTTAGTACTCAGTACTTTAAACACAACATGATTCTCTGGTCACATGATATGTTTTTCTACAAGTAAACTTCAAAAGATTTTCTTCTAAaaacatacgttttttttttttttacgtcatgGCAGTTGCAAACTGCTACAGAGATTCTCTTTGGATTACCGGTAGTTTTATAGTTGCTTCAAGTCTTTCAGAACATCCATAACACTTATTACACAAGACACAACATACTGCAGTCTAGTCAGAGCTTGTAAGCACACTGCCAAAAGATACAAAGTTCCTATTCAACTTTTTACTTTAACAAAACTGCGTAGAATTACTCACTTTCCTTGCCCTTTTGTAGTTGCACATAATTTTGATCACGTAACTGTGAGAGGTAgcatgaaaatacaataaaaaacactcACAGTTTGGGACAATAACAAATGACCCCTCATTTCCTGTCTTACATGAACTGATGCTCACTGTTTGTCCTCGTACTGTATGTGAGTTAGAAAACCAGTCTGTGCTAAGGCTGGTTATAATGAGAGTTTAGTCATGGAGGTGTATCAACTGTGCGTGTTGCATTCTGACAGCTTTCTCGTTGAGAGTTCATGGTGTGAGTGTGAAGTGCTCCGTTCGCCTCTCTCCCTGAGTACAGTACGATTATTTTGAAGCTGCAGCCAGGCCACCATGCAAATATATTAAAGTAACACTGTATATAATAATAGCAAACTACAGCCTACAAGCTGCCAGTGTATGAAGCCTTATGCCATACAAAAGCCAAAAAT includes these proteins:
- the LOC113059170 gene encoding platelet endothelial aggregation receptor 1-like; translated protein: MKTAEICVVLFVLSCVCELSLSLDPRDPNVCSLWESFTTSVKESYAQPFDQVKYVETCVEPWSANKCTRHRITYKTLYRQVVKMDYRRRYQCCRGFYESRNKCVPRCTKECVHGRCVAPDRCQCESGWRGEDCSSSCNAQHWGPGCRQRCECQNGGQCDVIKGNCQCPAGYTGEHCQDPCPAKSFGQGCLEQCRCGTGGFCNKTTGECVCRNGFTGTLCEEPCMRPSRCPVRCPCQNGGICQGRGVCVCPPGWMGAVCTERCPPGRFGPNCAKECLCHNGGHCDPEKGQCQCDAGYTGERCNEECPVGTYGVDCKGVCDCANGARCYNIHGGCLCEPGFKGPRCDHRMCPDGTYGMHCEHPCLCNSQNTLSCHPLKGECTCQPGWAGLYCNETCARGYYGSGCLEPCLCVNGGVCDTVTGECHCTPGYTGLHCEKLCEDGFYGKGCLSPCTCVNSIACSPIDGTCFCKEGWRGLDCSIACSEGTWGAGCNFTCQCANGASCHPADGSCKCTAGWRGASCDEPCPIGTFGPDCQHRCDCLHDEGCESVTGQCLCLPGWTGLRCTQQCPEGTWGLQCNQTCSCLNGATCQPHTGTCLCKPGFWGDQCQQMCSAGMFGERCSRQCPPCVHASSCHHITGNCLCLPGYTGHLCEQACPIGRYGRHCSNVCRCTNNATCHHQDGLCLCPAGWTGPDCSLLCQTKTFGTNCAQTCSCPPNHSCNPHTGDCVCVPGPGEDCKPEQERSMMVPVSPPEKDSWGAIAGIVVLVILVVLLLAVLLLYRHRQQDKQSNTPVVSFSSTRTVSSEYAVPDVLHSYHHYYSNPSYHTLSQNRPPLPHLPNNQDRAIKNTNNQLFCSLKNTERERRGLFVAETNATLPPGWKHQEPPKDPGAFGINRSYSYSATLGKHYNKELKDSCVAVSSTSLNSENPYATIKDLPGLPPCPPESSYMEMKSAVPCERSYTEISPPFVTPSTLSCREHCSLGYVVEQEPQNHYDLPINSHIPGHYDLPPVRRPPSPSPRTLPH